The window ATACATTTTTACACATACATATTATCCTTTTGGCTGTCGTTGGGTTTCATCTTTAGCCTATCCCAGCTTGCTTAGGACTAAACGCAATGTTAACCCACCACATTTTGCACCATctgcccaaaactcatgtctgTGGCTTTTCAGAGTCCATTATTCTTGGAGGAAACTTTGAGCATTAGCTCTTGTGGCAACAGAGCTGTAAAGCTATTTAGTATAAATATGAGAAAATTTTAGTGAAAAATACGCTAGCACTATTTTGATGTGACCAATGTACATAGTTAAAAGTATGTCaatgttcaaagtttttttttaaaaaaaaactgattgCAAATTGTCTAGGGAAGCCTGAACATAAAGTGACTAAGGGAATGAATTGTGCAGCACGATGAGTATATATTATCAATGCTCCTTGCTCCGGGTAGGTGCAATTGTTGGCACAATGCTTAAGAATTTCCAAGATGGACCTTGAATTGCAAGAACTGATTACCAGCTGAAGCATTCCAGCTGCATTTTGCTTGATCCGCCCAGACAACGAGTCTGAGTTAAATGTGAATTCAAAGTGAGCTGAAGCAGACATTGGTCCATCAACGCGAGCACTTCAAGAAAGAAATCCTTACCGCCTTTGGCGCGCCGGTGAGGAAAGGCAGCACGCAGTGGTGGGCAGGGACGCCGGCCGCTGCCTTCCTAGCTGCCCACTCGCTCACGCGTTCCTCGAGCGTCTTACCCGGTGCTGGAGCCTGCGTCCGCGATGGTCCGGGTGACGGAGCAACGGACGGCTTcttccccacgccgccgccgcgccgcgcggcggggCAGGCGACCGCACCGCCTGCGCCCGACATCTCGAAGGTGCGGACACGGCCGCTCCACCGGCATTCCACTGGGAGCATGAgggggccgccgcctccactgTCCTCCACAGAGGCAGACGAAGACGCGGACGCGGGCGCCGCGTCGatcgatgcggcggcggcggcggcggcatccccGGCGTGGTCGTCGGCGAGGTCCCCCGCGGCGTCGACGGGAAGTTCGGGGAAAGGAGGGAGGCAGACGGTGCTCAGATCCGGCATCGCCACCAGGGGGCAGGGACCgtgggctagggtttggagggcaTTGGGGTTGGTCGGAGCCGTGGAAATGGACGGGACCGAAGACGTGAACTGGGGAAGAAGAGGACTCCCCTTCCCCTCTGCCTCGCTAGATTTGGGAGCCATTTTGTGAGCCAAAGTGCCAAAGAAATCAAACTTTTCCAAATTTTTTATTAACTTTTTCTCACACTTTTGCTTGATCGCTGCTTTCGCTTGAATATGAGTAGCGAAATCGTTTTTGCTTCGACTGCTGTGATTATTTTCTTGTTACGAAAAGTGACATTAGGTGCCAGATGAATTAGAATTAGAGCTCTTTTTGCATAGTTTAGCAACAATAGGGTGTTAATTGGTGAGCTTTAGATGTATTTTCAActttttttagttcaaattttATACTTCttcaaaatagaaaaaatttgCTAGGGGACACCTTTTAAAGATGGCTTTTGCCACAAACCACTAAAAAATGATGTTTTTGTTCCAAGACACTATACAAGTGTAGTCATTTGTTGTTGGACACTATACTTATTATTATATTTAAATCTAATATAAAGCTACACGaattgactgttttacccctgCTCAACTGTACTCCGTAATTTACTACTGCCGAACGAATCGCAATCGGACACCAGCCCAAAATGAATCGGCCCCCTCGCTACTTCGTTCTATCGATTTGGCGGCGCCCCTCCCATCGGACACCGGCTGCTTCAGGCGGCGCTcgctccccgcggcggcggcgccaataTGCGGCCGTTGCTCCCACGCTCGGCGGCGGAGCCCGCTCAAGGCGGCTGCACGCTCGCACCCTCTCCTGCGTCGGAGCCTGCTCCCTTCTCTGCTTTTCTTCTCCACCTAACCAACAAGAAATCAATGGCAGCAACCGCATGTCCTTTCACCGAGCAAATCCAAACAAACATTTGTGTGACATGAGCAAATCCAAGGAAACATTATTTTGCTCATTTTCTTCCAAACCTCAGCTGCGTGGCTTGCAATTCCACCTCGTCAAGTACCAAATCCACCTCACTGGTTGCATCTTCCCCCAAATCTGAGCAAGTCgccactctttttcttccctgCTTCCACGCCACCAACAGTCGCAAGCCACCCTCACTCATGCAGCTGCATAGCACCAGCGGGAGCTCGACTTTGCTGTGCAAGGATGCATAGGAGGGAGTCTGCGAGCAGTGGGAGGGAGCAGCTGGTCCGCCTGGACGCGACGGAGCAGACGACAGGCATACAGGCAGAGGGGGTATATTGTCCTTTACATTTGTTTGGTGACTTATTTGAGTAGAAAATACTATTATATGAGCTATAATGTCCAACAGCAAATGACCACACTTGTATAGTGTCTTAGAGCAAAGACATCATTTTTTAGTGGCTTGTGGCAAAAACCATCTTTGAATGGTGTCCCATAGCCAATTTTGCCTTCAGAATAAATATTAATTGGTGATCTTTAGATGCACCTCCAACTCTCTTTTTTGAAGAATTAGTACAAAAATTTGAATTAGAAGGAGTTAGAGGTGCATCTAAGAGTCACCAATTAACACCCCTGCGCAACAGCCTCACCTGAAGCTGAACCAAAGAGTCGTTAGACTGACCACAACGGATCGAGCATCCTCTCCCCCATCCCTATTCCCTACCCCACCTCCCACTCTGTCTACAGTGCTTGCTACAGTATGATTCCGTCCTTTACTCGTCCATTTACTCGATCCGCTGTGGTCAGTCTTATGCAAACAGCTTTACGCATAAAGTGCCTGTTAAGCTAGAAACGGCTTACACTATCCAAAAGGAGccaaaaatattaaatttaacAGATTCACCTTTATATCCACTcatgaaaaataagaaaaagctATTTCACCAAACGTTCCAAAAATCCACCAGAGAGCTGCTTCACTAAAGGAGCCGCACCCGGAGCTAGTTTAGGAGAAACTGGAGCAATGCCAAACCGGTCTTAGAGGGGTTGCCCACTTTTACTTTGAAGCAGTACAAAAATTCCACAAGgcgtgtttagatccaaaaaaattacatcaaaaaTCGTAACAttgaatgtttggacacatgcatgaaaatattaaataaaatttatttccaTAAAAATTTCTTCTATAAAAGTATTTGTAAGACATAAATGCATCTAAATATATGCTATAAGTACATACATAGAAAAGAATACTTATTCAGAAATAGTAAGTTTTGGTATCAAAGTTAGCCGATGATCCAAGCTAGGGGCAGCATGCAAAATCAGCCGTTAGATCAGACGACGAACGGTGCAGATCGAGGCGCCGTTTTCTCGACAGTCATCTTCCCCACCTTCGCTGTAGGGTTTTTCCTCCTCACTTCTCTCCCCAGTCACGTccccccgcagccgccgcacgGCCGGCCGCCATGAGAGCCCTCGTTTCCCTCTCCCGGCTCGCTCGACGGATTCCCGCCTCTCTCGCCGCCGTTAGGGCCCCAGCACCGCTCCTCCCCCGGCACATCCATGCCgacgcccctccgccgccgccgcctcaggaCCCGCTGCCCTTCGTCTCCCGCATCCTCGAATCGGAGCCTAGCCTGGCCCCGAGCACCGAGGCGGAGCCGGCACCCGACCCGTTCCTCGATGAGTTCCTCGCACGCTTCGTGGCCGCCTTCCGCCCGGAACTCGCGGCGGTCTTCCACGAACACGACCGCGCCGTGCTCGACGAGATGCTCCGCCTCGTCGCGGACGCCGTGGTGTGCCGCCTCACCGGGACCGACCCGGGGCCCGACGCCGCCGAGCTCAGCGACGACCTCTGGGCGGCCGTGTGGAAGGTCAGCGCCTCGGTGCAGGAGGCCATGCGCCGGGACCAGGTCCGCGCCGACCTCCGCCACTACCTCCATTGCGACGAGGTCAAGGAGATGACGCGGTTCGCCGTCGACGTTGGCATCCGCGGCTCCATGCTCCGGGAGCTCCGCTTCAAGTGGGCCCGCGAGAAGCTCGAGGAGGTCGAGTTCTACCGCGGTCTCGATGGCATGCGCGCTGAGGCCGAAGCCGCCGCTGATCCTGACCCTGCGCCGGTGCGGAGATTGACCGCTTTGCCGAAGAGGAAGGGGGAGGTGAAGTTCACGATGTACGGGTTGGACATGTCTGACCCGAAGTGGGCCGAGGTTGCGGAGCGGACAGCCGAGGCTGAGGCACAATTTGTGCCCCAGGAAGCCAAGCCTGTAGAAGGGAAAGCAAAGAAGGCTGAGGAGCGGCTGCTGTCGGTTGACCCGAGGAAAGGAGATCCGGTGCCTGCCATGGAGGAATGGAAGGAGGAGCTCCGGCCAAAGCGTGTTGACTGGATGGCGCTGCTCGAGCGGGTTAAGGCACGCAATGTTGAGTTGTACCTCAAGGTGAGATCTTTGGTAATCATAAAAGCTTGTGAGCATCATGCTTCAATGTTAGTTCGGTAGATTTTTGCATGTTCCATGCTTCCTTCATCAACAATTGTCTCGCTCAAATAATCACTTATGTATTTATGTTTTTCACTGGGTGAAGAGTGGAGCCTCTTTTGATTGTCACACGGCATTGATACCATGGGCATAATCAGACAACAATAGCTTGGCCTCGACCACTGTTCCGAGGACTTTATACTCATTACAAAATTTAGAATGCAGTTCTAATTTATTTCATTTCTTGGTGAAAAGGACATTGTATCCTCATAAGCATTCTCTGAAACTATATTTTAGGGACATAGGGACTTAAGGTGCACACCCGTCGTCCAAATATCTTAGGCGTGTTTTCCTCAGCACTGGTACCAATGCTTTGCTTAAATTGGCTCAAACACCCCTATTTAGTCCCTTAAGTAGCCTTTAATATACTAGCATGCTGCTTCATCACCATCTGGCTGCTCTTTGTTGCATGCACATTTAAGTATAGAGAGGTAAGTTGTGACCAAGAGCGCAGGAATTTGCATAGGGAAGCAGAACACGCCCGACAAGTCCCGACAATGGCTGGAGAGAAATATGCACAAAATATCTGGATGGATGGAGTATATAATAAGAACCATTTCGTTCTTTGAAGATTGAACCTAGTGAAACTAAACCTATTTAATCTTCAAAATTTCTTGAAATGTTTTGTGGACTTACTGGAAGTGGATGATACAATATGCTGTAATATTTCATGCCAAACTTGATCGCGCTTGAGCGGACAGAATGACAAAGTCGAGGTCTGCATAGTGATTTCTGCTGTTCTCTAATACTCtgtcgagctgctgctgctgctgctgcttcttatCATGTCTATCAAATGCAATCAAGTTTGGTCATGAATTTTCAGGAATCATTATGCCCATTCACCTACATATCATCTGTTTATAATACTAGAACTTTTGAAGACTTCTATAAATAGTTCTCACAATCACTCTACAAGAAGGCGCTTATCATTTGACGAACACTTGGCAGGAGTTCATATTAATCCTTCAGTAACTGGATAGACTCAAACATTGGGTAGTCTAATATcttcactcacacacacacaaaaaaaaacaatgtttGAGTTAGGCATAGGCATTTAAATATGTGATTACATTTAATTTTCCCAAGGTTCTTAGGGATGGTTTGATATGTTACATCAATTCAGCAATTGCCTTAAAACAACTGTGATTGCACCGCTTGCCATTTTTTTTAACATATGCTCCGTGTTTGAATTTACAGGTTGCTGAAATTCTGTTAGCTGAAGAATCTTTTGAGGCAAACATCCGAGATTACTCAAAGTTAATTGATCTTCATGCTAAAGCAAATAATGTGGAAGGTGCAGAGATAATACTTGGTAAAATGAAAGAGAAAGGTATTGCATCGGATATCCTCACATCCATCACGTTAGTCCACATGTATAGCAAGGCAGGCAATCTAGATCGAGCCAAGGAGGCTTTTGAGTTTATTCGGAGTGAGGGTTTCAAACCAGATCTGAAACTCTTCAGTTCGATGATTAAATGTTATATCAGCCATGGAGAACCAGGACAAGCAGATAATTTGCTAAGGTATATGAAGGACAAGGAT is drawn from Panicum virgatum strain AP13 chromosome 1N, P.virgatum_v5, whole genome shotgun sequence and contains these coding sequences:
- the LOC120656409 gene encoding pentatricopeptide repeat-containing protein At1g01970-like, encoding MRALVSLSRLARRIPASLAAVRAPAPLLPRHIHADAPPPPPPQDPLPFVSRILESEPSLAPSTEAEPAPDPFLDEFLARFVAAFRPELAAVFHEHDRAVLDEMLRLVADAVVCRLTGTDPGPDAAELSDDLWAAVWKVSASVQEAMRRDQVRADLRHYLHCDEVKEMTRFAVDVGIRGSMLRELRFKWAREKLEEVEFYRGLDGMRAEAEAAADPDPAPVRRLTALPKRKGEVKFTMYGLDMSDPKWAEVAERTAEAEAQFVPQEAKPVEGKAKKAEERLLSVDPRKGDPVPAMEEWKEELRPKRVDWMALLERVKARNVELYLKVAEILLAEESFEANIRDYSKLIDLHAKANNVEGAEIILGKMKEKGIASDILTSITLVHMYSKAGNLDRAKEAFEFIRSEGFKPDLKLFSSMIKCYISHGEPGQADNLLRYMKDKDIKATIEMYTDVIRAYAQQGMVDYAQNVHRSMHIAGMESTQELFAINIEAYGRIGDPGQACALFQQMRRYGYEPDDSSIAGVVAAYMKKNQLDQALHWLLSLEKEGVKLGIKTNLVLLDWLSMLQLVLEAEQLVQKIKQLGEEPIEVHVFLADMYAKSRQEERARRSLKILEEKKKLLKADQFDRIIRGLLDGGFSEEANKYYKMMKSCGFEPSENLEVGVKSSIKLRGGPRPTGRR